A single window of Pseudomonas benzenivorans DNA harbors:
- the ppsA gene encoding phosphoenolpyruvate synthase gives MVEYVVSLDKLGVHDVEHVGGKNASLGEMISNLAGAGVSVPGGFATTAQAYRDFLEESGLNAQIHAALDALDVDDVNALAKTGAQIRQWVMDAPFPVELDKQIRQAFATMADGNDNMAVAVRSSATAEDLPDASFAGQQETFLNIRGVDNVIRAAKEVFASLFNDRAIAYRVHQGFDHKLVALSAGVQRMVRSETGTAGVMFTLDTESGFRDVVFITGAYGLGETVVQGAVNPDEFYVHKQTLEAGRPAILRRNLGSKAIKMIYGDEAKAGKSVKVVDVDRAERARFCLSDAEVNELAKQAMIIEKHYGRPMDIEWAKDGDDGKLYIVQARPETVKSRSSVNVMERYLLKETGTVLVEGRAIGQKIGAGRVRVIQDVSEMDKVQPGDVLVSDMTDPDWEPVMKRASAIVTNRGGRTCHAAIIARELGIPAVVGCGNATQVLKDGMGVTVSCAEGDTGFIFEGELGFDIRKNSVDAMPELPFKIMMNVGNPDRAFDFAQLPNEGVGLARLEFIINRMIGVHPKALLNFAGLPAEIKDSVEKRIAGYDDPVGFYVEKLVEGISTLAAAFWPKKVIVRLSDFKSNEYANLIGGKLYEPEEENPMLGFRGASRYISESFRDCFELECRALKKVRNEMGLTNVEIMVPFVRTLGEASQVVELLASNGLARGQDGLKVIMMCELPSNAILAEEFLEYFDGFSIGSNDLTQLTLGLDRDSGIVAHLFDERNPAVKKLLANAIAACNKAGKYIGICGQGPSDHPDLAKWLMEQGIESVSLNPDSVLDTWFFLAEGQPA, from the coding sequence TTGGTAGAGTACGTAGTTTCCCTCGATAAGCTCGGCGTCCACGATGTTGAGCATGTAGGGGGCAAGAACGCCTCCCTGGGCGAGATGATCAGCAACCTCGCTGGTGCTGGCGTGTCGGTTCCCGGTGGCTTCGCCACTACCGCCCAGGCCTACCGTGACTTCCTCGAAGAAAGCGGGCTGAATGCGCAGATCCATGCCGCACTCGATGCGCTGGATGTCGACGATGTCAACGCCCTGGCCAAGACCGGCGCGCAGATTCGCCAGTGGGTGATGGATGCGCCGTTCCCCGTCGAGCTGGACAAGCAGATTCGCCAGGCCTTCGCCACCATGGCCGATGGCAACGACAACATGGCCGTTGCGGTGCGTTCCTCGGCCACCGCCGAAGACCTGCCGGACGCCTCCTTCGCCGGCCAGCAGGAAACCTTCCTGAATATCCGCGGCGTGGACAACGTGATCCGCGCGGCCAAAGAGGTGTTCGCCTCGCTGTTCAACGACCGTGCCATCGCCTACCGCGTGCACCAGGGCTTCGACCACAAGCTGGTCGCCCTGTCCGCCGGCGTGCAGCGCATGGTCCGCTCGGAAACCGGCACCGCCGGCGTGATGTTCACCCTCGACACCGAATCGGGCTTCCGCGATGTGGTGTTCATCACCGGCGCCTACGGTCTCGGTGAAACCGTGGTGCAGGGGGCGGTGAACCCCGACGAATTCTACGTCCACAAGCAGACCCTGGAAGCCGGCCGCCCGGCCATCCTGCGCCGGAATCTGGGCAGCAAGGCGATCAAGATGATCTACGGCGACGAAGCCAAGGCCGGCAAGTCGGTCAAGGTGGTCGACGTCGACCGCGCCGAGCGCGCGCGCTTCTGCCTGTCCGACGCCGAGGTCAACGAACTGGCCAAGCAGGCCATGATCATCGAGAAGCACTACGGCCGGCCGATGGACATCGAATGGGCCAAAGACGGCGACGACGGCAAGCTGTACATCGTCCAGGCCCGCCCCGAGACCGTGAAGAGCCGCTCCAGCGTCAACGTGATGGAGCGCTACCTGCTCAAGGAAACCGGCACCGTGCTGGTGGAAGGTCGTGCCATCGGCCAGAAGATCGGTGCCGGCCGCGTGCGCGTCATCCAGGACGTTTCCGAAATGGACAAAGTGCAGCCGGGCGACGTACTGGTCTCCGACATGACCGACCCGGACTGGGAGCCGGTGATGAAGCGCGCCAGCGCCATCGTCACCAACCGTGGCGGCCGTACCTGCCACGCGGCGATCATCGCCCGCGAGCTGGGTATCCCGGCCGTGGTCGGCTGCGGCAACGCGACCCAGGTGTTGAAGGACGGCATGGGTGTGACCGTGTCCTGCGCCGAGGGTGACACCGGCTTCATCTTCGAGGGCGAGCTGGGCTTCGATATCCGCAAGAACTCGGTCGATGCCATGCCCGAGCTGCCGTTCAAGATCATGATGAACGTCGGTAACCCGGACCGTGCCTTCGATTTCGCCCAGCTGCCCAACGAGGGCGTTGGCCTGGCGCGCCTGGAGTTCATCATCAACCGCATGATCGGCGTGCACCCCAAGGCGCTGTTGAACTTCGCCGGCCTGCCGGCGGAGATCAAGGACAGCGTGGAGAAGCGCATCGCCGGTTACGACGATCCGGTCGGCTTCTACGTCGAGAAGCTGGTGGAAGGCATCAGTACCCTGGCCGCGGCCTTCTGGCCGAAGAAGGTCATCGTGCGCCTGTCGGACTTCAAGTCCAACGAGTACGCCAACCTGATCGGCGGCAAGCTCTACGAGCCGGAAGAAGAGAACCCGATGCTCGGCTTCCGTGGCGCCTCGCGCTACATCAGCGAGTCGTTCCGCGACTGCTTCGAGCTGGAGTGCCGGGCGCTGAAGAAGGTGCGCAACGAGATGGGCCTGACCAACGTCGAGATCATGGTGCCGTTCGTGCGCACCCTCGGCGAAGCCAGCCAGGTGGTCGAGCTGCTGGCCAGCAACGGCCTGGCCCGTGGTCAGGATGGCCTGAAGGTCATCATGATGTGCGAGCTGCCGTCCAACGCCATCCTCGCCGAGGAGTTCCTCGAGTACTTCGACGGCTTCTCCATCGGCTCCAACGACCTGACCCAGCTGACCCTGGGCCTGGACCGCGACTCGGGCATCGTCGCCCACCTGTTCGATGAGCGTAACCCGGCGGTGAAGAAGCTGCTGGCCAACGCCATTGCCGCCTGCAACAAGGCCGGCAAGTACATCGGCATCTGTGGCCAGGGCCCGTCGGATCACCCGGATCTGGCCAAGTGGCTGATGGAACAGGGCATCGAGAGCGTCTCGCTGAACCCTGACTCGGTACTGGATACCTGGTTCTTCCTGGCCGAAGGCCAGCCAGCCTGA
- a CDS encoding alpha/beta fold hydrolase produces the protein MQSSSQLFPVALISAEIRGDLSEDVYRLKPGNSPDASVELALTRLGRFGREGERGVPVVLLPGSFSNRRFWYSPKGVGLGPYLARAGFDVWIAEMRGHGLSPRNRNYSRNRVSDYVRFDLPAIADFIHEQNPQVAHWLGHSLGGITLAGALGGRYLDEARVASVSLFGSQISRIYWPLKLPPVEWGGRLLLGRFSVLSGSRLRRGPEDEPIGLALESLRWHGLFGRFGDAERDWWAGLREVRVPLLAVAAAGDRQDPAWACRKLLEQCGSEVREFLCLGREHGFSSDFDHVQMLVSKVAQTEVWPLVEHWLGHRSLRGTGVQSVVLERRADIPTEPSSG, from the coding sequence ATGCAGAGCAGCAGTCAGCTTTTTCCCGTCGCCTTGATCAGCGCCGAAATTCGTGGCGACCTGAGCGAGGATGTCTATCGGCTCAAGCCCGGCAACAGCCCCGATGCCAGCGTCGAACTGGCGTTGACCCGTCTCGGCCGTTTCGGTCGTGAAGGCGAGCGCGGCGTGCCGGTGGTGCTGCTGCCGGGCAGCTTTTCCAATCGGCGCTTCTGGTACTCGCCCAAGGGTGTCGGGCTCGGCCCCTACCTGGCGCGTGCCGGCTTCGACGTGTGGATCGCGGAGATGCGCGGCCATGGGCTGTCGCCGCGCAACCGCAACTATTCGCGCAACCGGGTCAGCGACTACGTGCGCTTTGACCTGCCGGCGATTGCCGACTTCATCCATGAGCAGAACCCGCAGGTGGCGCACTGGCTCGGTCACTCCCTGGGTGGCATCACCCTGGCCGGCGCCTTGGGCGGACGCTATCTGGACGAGGCGCGGGTGGCCTCGGTGTCGCTGTTCGGCAGTCAGATCAGTCGCATCTACTGGCCGCTGAAGCTGCCCCCGGTGGAGTGGGGTGGGCGCCTGTTGCTGGGGCGTTTCTCGGTGCTGTCCGGGTCGCGGCTTCGGCGCGGGCCCGAGGACGAGCCAATCGGCCTGGCCCTGGAAAGTCTGCGCTGGCATGGCCTGTTCGGCCGTTTCGGCGACGCCGAACGGGACTGGTGGGCGGGACTGCGCGAGGTGCGGGTGCCGCTGTTGGCAGTGGCGGCGGCGGGCGACAGGCAGGATCCGGCCTGGGCCTGCCGCAAGCTGCTCGAGCAGTGCGGCAGCGAGGTGCGCGAGTTCCTCTGCCTGGGCAGGGAACATGGCTTCTCCAGCGATTTCGACCATGTGCAGATGCTGGTCAGCAAAGTGGCGCAGACGGAGGTCTGGCCGCTGGTGGAGCATTGGCTGGGGCACCGCTCGTTGCGCGGGACCGGGGTGCAAAGCGTTGTCCTAGAGCGCCGCGCGGACATACCCACGGAGCCGTCATCCGGTTAA
- a CDS encoding Rieske (2Fe-2S) protein: MFVALERLLNLEEGYRRTFRVQGRDLLLLVVEGHSVLLEDSCPHRGASLQTASLEGRRLRCARHGIEFDLPSGRPLNAACGNLVVLPLSYDGDRVGIDL; encoded by the coding sequence ATGTTCGTTGCCCTGGAGCGCCTGCTGAACCTCGAAGAGGGCTATCGCCGCACCTTCCGGGTGCAGGGGCGGGACCTGCTGCTACTGGTTGTCGAGGGCCATAGCGTGCTGCTGGAGGACAGTTGTCCCCATCGCGGTGCGTCGCTGCAGACGGCTAGCCTGGAAGGCCGACGGTTGCGCTGTGCGCGTCATGGCATCGAGTTCGACCTGCCCAGCGGGCGTCCGCTCAATGCGGCCTGTGGCAATCTGGTGGTATTGCCGTTGAGCTATGACGGCGACCGTGTCGGCATCGACCTGTGA
- the rraA gene encoding ribonuclease E activity regulator RraA gives MHYITPDLCDAYPELVQVVEPMFSNFGGRDSFGGEIVTVKCFEDNSRVKELVEQPGKGKVMVVDGGASMRCALLGDMLAEKAAKNGWEGILVYGCVRDVDVLAQTEIGIQALASHPMKSNKRGVGEFDLALTFGGVTFRPGEYLYADNNGVIVSPSALKMPE, from the coding sequence ATGCACTACATCACCCCCGATCTGTGTGACGCCTACCCCGAGCTGGTGCAGGTGGTCGAGCCGATGTTCAGCAACTTCGGCGGCCGCGATTCCTTCGGCGGCGAGATCGTCACGGTCAAGTGTTTCGAGGACAACTCGCGGGTCAAGGAGCTGGTCGAGCAGCCCGGCAAGGGCAAGGTGATGGTGGTCGATGGCGGTGCCTCGATGCGCTGCGCCCTGCTCGGCGACATGCTCGCCGAAAAGGCGGCGAAGAATGGCTGGGAAGGCATCCTGGTCTACGGCTGTGTGCGTGACGTCGATGTGCTGGCGCAGACCGAGATCGGTATCCAGGCGCTGGCCAGCCACCCGATGAAGAGCAACAAGCGCGGTGTCGGCGAATTCGACCTGGCGCTGACCTTCGGCGGCGTGACCTTCCGCCCCGGCGAGTACCTGTATGCCGACAACAACGGCGTCATCGTTTCGCCCAGCGCGCTGAAGATGCCCGAGTGA
- a CDS encoding zinc transporter ZntB, with amino-acid sequence MPMEDNAHWGLVHALVLDGRGGARAVPHERLADLELGEGESLWLHWDRSHPQTQAWLRRDSGLSEFACDLLLEENTRPRLLTLPNQELLLFLRGINLNPGAEPEDMVSVRIFAAARRVISLRLRPLRASEDLIRDLQAGKGPRTSSELVLSMADYLTAKVDALVTELAEQVDEQEEQIDADERLLPNHDLLLQMRRRAAGLRRFLAPQREIFAQLTRNQQPWFVADDTDYWNELNNRLTRYLEELELSRERVSLVLDAENRRMDERMNRIMYRFSIITMVFLPMSFLTGLLGINVGGMPGAESPLGFVIACLIMTAIGLAQWWLFRRWRWL; translated from the coding sequence ATGCCGATGGAAGACAACGCCCATTGGGGCCTGGTGCACGCCCTGGTGCTCGATGGCCGGGGCGGGGCGCGGGCGGTGCCCCATGAGCGACTGGCCGACCTTGAACTGGGCGAGGGCGAGAGCCTGTGGCTGCATTGGGATCGCAGCCACCCGCAGACCCAGGCCTGGCTGCGCCGCGATAGCGGCTTGAGCGAGTTCGCCTGCGACCTGCTGCTGGAGGAGAACACCCGTCCGCGCCTGCTGACGCTGCCCAACCAGGAGCTGCTGCTGTTCCTGCGCGGAATCAACCTCAATCCGGGGGCGGAGCCCGAGGACATGGTCTCGGTGCGCATCTTCGCCGCCGCCCGCCGGGTCATTTCCCTGCGCCTGCGGCCGCTGCGCGCCAGCGAAGACCTGATTCGCGACCTGCAGGCGGGCAAGGGGCCGAGGACCTCCTCCGAGCTGGTCCTCAGCATGGCCGACTACCTGACCGCCAAGGTCGACGCTCTGGTCACCGAACTGGCCGAGCAGGTCGACGAGCAGGAGGAGCAGATCGATGCCGACGAGCGGCTGCTGCCGAATCACGACCTGCTGCTGCAGATGCGCCGTCGCGCCGCCGGGTTGCGGCGTTTCCTCGCGCCGCAGCGGGAGATCTTCGCCCAGCTGACGCGCAATCAGCAGCCCTGGTTCGTGGCGGACGACACCGACTACTGGAACGAGCTGAACAACCGCCTGACCCGCTACCTGGAAGAGCTGGAGCTCAGTCGCGAGCGGGTCAGCCTGGTGCTGGATGCGGAAAATCGGCGCATGGACGAGCGGATGAACCGCATCATGTACCGCTTCAGCATCATCACCATGGTGTTCCTGCCCATGAGTTTCCTGACCGGCCTGCTGGGCATTAACGTCGGCGGCATGCCGGGGGCCGAAAGCCCGCTGGGCTTCGTCATCGCCTGCCTGATCATGACGGCCATCGGCCTCGCTCAATGGTGGCTGTTCCGCCGCTGGCGCTGGCTCTGA
- a CDS encoding CrfX protein, translating into MHDPFEESLRDLLKSSASEHDDDACLHRVLKTANRQVGAGDLFSLMGHWLGALMIALNNGSAHVAPVSRRRSSTRSTDKAD; encoded by the coding sequence ATGCACGATCCATTCGAAGAATCCCTGCGCGATCTGCTCAAGTCATCGGCCTCCGAACACGATGACGATGCCTGCCTGCATCGCGTGCTGAAGACCGCCAACCGCCAGGTCGGCGCGGGCGATCTGTTCAGCCTGATGGGCCACTGGCTCGGCGCCCTGATGATCGCTTTGAATAACGGTTCGGCGCACGTCGCGCCGGTCTCCCGTCGTCGTTCTTCTACTCGTTCTACTGATAAGGCTGACTGA
- a CDS encoding mechanosensitive ion channel family protein, with translation MELDPWTQSLIAAMTALWTKVAGFIPNLFVALILVLLGFVVAKLLDTLLSKLLGKLGLDRLMAGTGLTKLLSRGGIQVPVSTLIGKIVYWFVLLIFLVSAAESLGLERVSATLDVLALYLPKVFGAALVLVAGVLLAHLVSGLVRGAAEGVGLDYAHGLGRIAQGLVIIISISVAIGQLEVKTDLLNNVIAIVLISVGLAVALALGLGSREIAGQILAGIYVRELYQVGQQVQVGEVEGQIEEIGTVKTILLTDAGDLVSVANRTLLEQRVSSR, from the coding sequence ATGGAACTCGATCCCTGGACCCAAAGCCTGATTGCCGCGATGACTGCACTCTGGACCAAGGTCGCTGGCTTTATTCCGAATCTGTTCGTGGCATTGATTCTGGTGCTGCTCGGCTTCGTCGTGGCCAAGCTGCTCGACACCCTGCTGTCCAAGCTGCTCGGTAAGCTCGGCCTGGATCGCCTGATGGCCGGTACCGGCCTGACCAAGCTGCTCAGCCGCGGCGGCATCCAGGTGCCGGTGTCGACCCTGATCGGCAAGATCGTCTACTGGTTCGTGCTACTGATCTTCCTCGTCTCGGCCGCCGAATCCCTCGGCCTCGAGCGGGTATCGGCGACCCTGGACGTGCTGGCGCTGTACCTGCCGAAGGTGTTCGGCGCGGCCCTGGTGCTGGTCGCCGGCGTGCTCCTGGCCCACCTGGTCAGCGGGCTGGTACGCGGCGCGGCAGAGGGGGTCGGTCTGGACTATGCCCATGGCCTGGGGCGCATCGCCCAGGGCCTGGTGATCATCATCAGCATCTCGGTGGCCATCGGGCAGCTGGAGGTCAAGACCGACCTGCTCAACAACGTCATCGCCATCGTGCTGATCTCGGTCGGCCTGGCCGTGGCACTGGCCCTGGGGTTGGGCAGTCGCGAGATCGCCGGGCAGATACTCGCCGGCATCTACGTGCGAGAGTTGTATCAGGTCGGGCAACAAGTGCAGGTTGGTGAGGTCGAAGGGCAGATCGAGGAAATTGGCACGGTCAAGACTATCCTGCTAACCGACGCGGGGGATCTGGTCTCGGTGGCCAATCGCACCTTGCTCGAGCAACGGGTAAGCAGCCGCTAA
- the sigX gene encoding RNA polymerase sigma factor SigX, with amino-acid sequence MNKAQPLPMRYDPRELSDEELVARAHGELFHVTRAYEELMRRYQRTLFNVCARYLGNDRDADDVCQEVMLKVLYGLKNFEGKSKFKTWLYSITYNECITQYRKERRKRRLMDALSLDPLEEASEEKTPKMEDRGGLDRWLVHVNPIDREILVLRFVAELEFQEIADIMHMGLSATKMRYKRALDRLREKFALDTES; translated from the coding sequence TTGAATAAAGCCCAACCGTTGCCCATGCGATACGACCCCCGCGAGCTCTCTGACGAGGAGCTGGTAGCGCGGGCGCATGGCGAGTTGTTTCACGTCACCCGTGCCTATGAAGAGTTGATGCGACGGTACCAGCGCACCCTGTTCAACGTGTGCGCACGTTATCTGGGGAACGATCGCGATGCCGACGATGTCTGCCAGGAGGTCATGCTCAAGGTCCTCTACGGTCTGAAGAACTTCGAGGGCAAGTCCAAGTTCAAGACCTGGCTGTACAGCATCACCTACAACGAGTGCATCACCCAGTACCGCAAGGAGCGGCGCAAGCGCCGCCTGATGGATGCGCTGAGTCTGGATCCTCTGGAGGAGGCGTCGGAAGAGAAGACGCCGAAAATGGAGGATCGCGGGGGCTTGGATCGCTGGCTGGTGCATGTGAACCCGATTGACCGGGAAATCCTGGTGCTACGTTTTGTCGCAGAGCTGGAGTTCCAGGAAATCGCGGACATCATGCACATGGGCCTGAGCGCCACGAAAATGCGCTACAAGCGCGCGCTAGACCGCTTGCGTGAGAAGTTTGCGCTCGACACCGAAAGTTAG
- a CDS encoding OmpA family protein encodes MKLKNTLGVVIGSLVAASSMGALAQGQGAVEVEAFGKRYMTDSSRDLSNGNLFGGSVGYYLTDDVELGLSYGEYHDIRSENGTGNKNIKGNMAGLDATYHFGEQGVGLRPYVSAGFAHQNISNVPARTGRDHSTFANVGTGVKYFITENLFARAGVDGMYNIDANEAEWAAGVGVGMNFGGSSKPAPAPAPVAMVEPTPEPVQAEEPMEMVRVELDVKFDFDKDRVKEESYSDIKNLADFMNQYPQTRTTVEGHTDAVGTDAYNQKLSERRANAVRQVLVDQYGVSGERVNAVGYGETRPVADNASDAGRAINRRVEAEVEAQIKQ; translated from the coding sequence ATGAAACTGAAAAACACCTTGGGCGTAGTCATTGGCTCTCTTGTTGCCGCCTCCTCCATGGGCGCGCTGGCTCAAGGCCAAGGCGCAGTCGAGGTGGAAGCTTTCGGCAAGCGTTACATGACCGACAGCTCTCGCGACCTGTCCAACGGCAATCTGTTCGGTGGTTCCGTTGGTTACTACCTGACCGATGACGTCGAACTGGGCCTGTCGTATGGCGAATACCACGATATTCGTTCGGAAAACGGCACCGGTAACAAGAACATCAAAGGCAACATGGCTGGCCTGGACGCCACCTACCACTTCGGTGAGCAGGGCGTCGGTCTGCGTCCCTACGTATCGGCGGGTTTCGCCCACCAGAACATCAGCAACGTGCCGGCGCGCACCGGTCGTGACCATTCGACCTTCGCCAACGTGGGCACCGGTGTGAAGTACTTCATCACCGAGAACCTGTTCGCCCGCGCCGGTGTGGATGGCATGTACAACATCGACGCCAACGAAGCCGAGTGGGCTGCTGGCGTGGGTGTGGGCATGAACTTCGGCGGCAGCAGCAAGCCGGCACCGGCACCGGCTCCTGTGGCCATGGTCGAGCCGACTCCTGAGCCGGTTCAGGCCGAGGAGCCGATGGAGATGGTTCGCGTCGAACTGGACGTCAAGTTCGATTTCGACAAGGACCGCGTGAAGGAAGAAAGCTACAGCGACATCAAGAACCTGGCTGACTTCATGAACCAGTACCCGCAGACCCGCACCACCGTTGAAGGCCACACCGACGCCGTCGGCACCGACGCCTACAACCAGAAGCTGTCCGAGCGCCGTGCCAACGCCGTTCGCCAGGTCCTGGTCGATCAGTACGGCGTGTCGGGCGAGCGCGTCAACGCGGTCGGCTACGGCGAAACCCGTCCGGTCGCGGACAACGCCAGCGATGCTGGCCGCGCCATCAACCGCCGCGTGGAAGCCGAAGTGGAAGCGCAGATCAAGCAGTGA
- the cobA gene encoding uroporphyrinogen-III C-methyltransferase, producing MSAKVWLVGAGPGDPELLTLKAVKALNQAQVVMIDDLVNPAVLEHCPGARVVPVGKRGGCRSTPQAFIHRLMLRYARQGKCVVRLKGGDPCIFGRGSEELDWLQAHGVEVEMVNGITAGLAGATHCGIPLTLRGVARGVTLVTAHTQDDSTLNWSALAQGGTTLVVYMGVAKLPEIRESLLAGGMPADMPVAMIENASLPQQRDCRSTLAAMQRDAMAFELKSPAILVIGEVAAAQQALALAVSA from the coding sequence ATGAGCGCAAAAGTCTGGCTGGTAGGCGCCGGCCCCGGCGACCCGGAACTGCTGACCCTCAAGGCGGTCAAGGCCCTCAATCAGGCGCAGGTGGTGATGATCGACGACCTGGTCAATCCGGCCGTGCTGGAGCACTGCCCAGGCGCCCGGGTGGTGCCGGTGGGCAAGCGCGGCGGCTGCCGCTCCACGCCCCAGGCCTTCATCCACCGGCTGATGCTGCGCTACGCCCGCCAGGGCAAGTGCGTGGTGCGCCTGAAGGGCGGCGACCCGTGCATCTTCGGTCGCGGCAGCGAGGAGCTCGATTGGCTGCAGGCCCACGGCGTCGAGGTGGAAATGGTCAACGGCATCACCGCCGGGCTGGCCGGCGCCACCCACTGCGGCATCCCCCTGACCCTGCGTGGCGTCGCCCGCGGCGTGACCCTGGTCACCGCCCACACCCAGGACGACAGCACGCTGAACTGGTCGGCGCTGGCCCAGGGCGGCACCACCCTGGTGGTCTACATGGGCGTGGCCAAGCTGCCGGAGATCCGCGAGAGCCTGCTGGCCGGTGGCATGCCCGCCGACATGCCGGTGGCGATGATCGAGAACGCCTCCCTGCCCCAGCAACGCGATTGCCGCAGCACCCTGGCGGCGATGCAGCGCGATGCCATGGCCTTCGAGCTCAAGAGCCCGGCGATCCTGGTGATCGGCGAGGTCGCGGCCGCCCAGCAGGCGCTGGCGTTGGCGGTGAGTGCCTGA